The following proteins are co-located in the Conyzicola lurida genome:
- a CDS encoding adenine deaminase C-terminal domain-containing protein, translating into MSTALRPDLLPTNEELAVLRRVAIGQAPADLIIRGGSVLSVHTGEFLLRDVVVSGRHIAAVTPVGHFDCETVIDAAGKHVLPTFIDAHLHIEWTMLTPGELARLSVPRGTTTVLTDPDGLANVAGIDGMDFMRETGTPFRIFEQVSPSTPVNAALERGGAVIAEQLVLDRLDDARSVSLGEGNPFDLSDVATNRFRQAMVAGKRITGHSARQSGEGLWGYLAAGVGDDHNAATIDEVLERVRLGAMITLMSGSMNDNTVEVFADLDRVGPALDHMSFCADDKHVLDIATEGHIDHHVRQAIAAGIPAAQAYRMASWQPALYYRLDHLMGSVTPGRLADLQIIDDLAGVRAERVIVGGELVAVDGVPYFDNTDDVPEWLTATMHVPEEFPASLLAVPAPGETATVQAMEMYDGYFKRAFHVALPVVGGAVTSDVERDVLKIAVVDRHYGDGQCGVGFVRGFQLARGALAVTINCTNANIVAVGTNDDDIAVAVGALRDQGGGFVVVDGGEVVARVHLPVGGMMSAAPWETTAAQLSTANDVAFELGCRIRSPFMVLSFVGLGVVPDLGLTELGLIDATSQSFIDLVLTSGPDGIACRCPNHDYPVHSIMEDHS; encoded by the coding sequence ATGAGCACCGCGCTGCGGCCAGACCTGCTCCCGACCAACGAGGAGCTGGCGGTGCTGCGCCGGGTCGCGATCGGGCAGGCGCCCGCCGACCTGATCATCCGCGGCGGATCGGTACTGTCGGTGCACACGGGCGAGTTCCTGCTGCGCGACGTGGTCGTCTCGGGCCGGCACATCGCGGCGGTCACCCCGGTCGGGCACTTCGACTGCGAGACCGTCATCGACGCCGCCGGAAAGCACGTCCTGCCCACGTTCATCGACGCGCACCTGCACATCGAGTGGACGATGCTCACGCCCGGCGAGCTCGCCCGGCTGAGCGTGCCGCGCGGCACCACGACCGTGCTCACCGACCCCGACGGGCTCGCCAACGTCGCGGGCATCGACGGTATGGACTTCATGCGCGAGACCGGCACCCCGTTCCGCATCTTCGAGCAGGTCAGCCCCTCGACCCCGGTCAACGCTGCACTGGAGCGAGGGGGAGCGGTGATCGCCGAACAGCTCGTGCTCGACCGCCTCGACGACGCCCGCTCGGTCTCGCTCGGCGAGGGCAACCCGTTCGACCTGAGCGACGTCGCCACCAACCGGTTCCGCCAGGCGATGGTCGCCGGCAAGCGCATCACCGGCCACTCGGCGCGGCAGAGCGGCGAGGGACTGTGGGGCTACCTCGCGGCCGGCGTCGGCGACGACCACAACGCGGCGACGATCGACGAGGTGCTGGAGCGCGTGCGTCTCGGCGCCATGATCACCCTGATGAGCGGCTCGATGAACGACAACACGGTCGAGGTCTTCGCCGACCTCGACCGGGTCGGCCCCGCCCTCGACCACATGTCGTTCTGCGCCGACGACAAGCACGTGCTCGACATCGCCACCGAGGGCCACATCGACCACCACGTGCGTCAGGCGATCGCCGCGGGCATCCCCGCCGCGCAGGCCTACCGCATGGCCAGCTGGCAGCCCGCGCTGTACTACCGGCTCGACCACCTGATGGGTTCGGTCACCCCGGGCCGGCTCGCCGACCTGCAGATCATCGACGACCTCGCCGGAGTGCGGGCCGAGCGCGTGATCGTCGGCGGAGAGCTCGTCGCCGTCGACGGCGTGCCGTACTTCGACAACACCGACGACGTGCCCGAGTGGCTCACCGCCACCATGCACGTGCCGGAGGAGTTCCCCGCCTCTCTGCTCGCGGTGCCGGCTCCCGGCGAGACCGCGACGGTGCAGGCGATGGAGATGTACGACGGCTACTTCAAGCGCGCCTTCCACGTGGCCCTGCCCGTCGTCGGCGGGGCGGTCACGTCCGACGTCGAACGCGACGTACTCAAGATCGCCGTGGTCGACCGGCACTACGGCGACGGCCAGTGCGGGGTCGGATTCGTGCGCGGCTTCCAGCTCGCCCGCGGCGCCCTCGCCGTCACCATCAACTGCACGAACGCCAACATCGTCGCGGTCGGCACCAACGACGACGACATCGCGGTCGCCGTCGGCGCGTTGCGCGACCAGGGCGGCGGTTTCGTCGTCGTCGACGGCGGCGAGGTCGTCGCCCGGGTTCATCTGCCGGTCGGCGGCATGATGAGCGCGGCCCCGTGGGAGACCACCGCGGCGCAACTCTCCACCGCGAACGACGTGGCATTCGAACTGGGATGTCGCATTCGCTCGCCCTTTATGGTTCTGTCGTTTGTGGGGCTCGGTGTCGTTCCCGACCTTGGGCTCACGGAACTCGGTCTGATCGACGCCACGAGCCAGAGTTTCATCGACCTGGTTCTCACGTCGGGCCCCGACGGCATCGCCTGCCGCTGCCCGAATCACGACTATCCCGTGCACAGCATCATGGAGGACCACTCGTGA
- a CDS encoding UTRA domain-containing protein: MTINRPLPVDAAARSEDDRIRGGVLRFVREAALAHESLPGEVELAKRLECTRQQVRHALSSLERQGIVKRRQGAATVVDPVALRMSVRLEEQLEHSELLARMGYQSAVEVIESELIAMPGSIAPLLTSQAGPTALRVVKRWTADGVPAMVAENHVAFPRDVPDDIVGEESVFTLAERVWGESIVWEVATPGVTILDAERAELLGLPVGAAALTLEIIGTTVSGRRTFHAFETHNPAIVSYSFVRTVRPPWSNSYSGD, from the coding sequence GTGACAATCAACCGACCGCTGCCCGTCGACGCCGCGGCCCGTTCCGAAGACGACCGCATCCGCGGGGGAGTTCTGCGCTTCGTCCGCGAGGCGGCACTCGCCCACGAGTCGCTGCCCGGCGAGGTCGAACTCGCCAAGCGGCTCGAGTGCACGCGCCAGCAGGTGCGCCACGCGCTCTCGTCGCTCGAACGCCAGGGAATCGTCAAGCGCCGCCAGGGCGCGGCGACCGTCGTCGACCCGGTCGCCCTTCGCATGAGCGTGCGGCTCGAAGAGCAGCTCGAGCACTCCGAACTGCTCGCCCGCATGGGCTACCAGTCCGCCGTCGAGGTGATCGAGTCCGAACTCATAGCGATGCCCGGCTCGATCGCGCCGCTGCTCACCTCCCAGGCCGGACCGACCGCACTCCGCGTGGTCAAACGCTGGACCGCCGACGGCGTGCCCGCCATGGTCGCGGAGAACCACGTGGCGTTCCCGCGGGACGTGCCCGACGACATCGTCGGCGAAGAGTCCGTCTTCACCCTCGCCGAGCGGGTCTGGGGCGAGTCGATCGTCTGGGAGGTCGCCACCCCCGGCGTCACCATCCTCGACGCCGAACGCGCGGAACTCCTCGGCCTGCCGGTCGGTGCCGCCGCCCTCACGCTCGAGATCATCGGCACCACCGTGAGCGGCCGCCGCACCTTCCACGCGTTCGAGACGCACAACCCCGCCATCGTCAGCTACTCCTTCGTGCGCACCGTGCGGCCGCCGTGGAGCAACTCGTACTCCGGCGACTAG
- a CDS encoding acyl-CoA dehydrogenase family protein — translation MISRLSPTAPPADEQAWIDTVTELAVGFAERASHYDEVGEIPVENLEALATSGLDVACLPVAAGGQGLSFRTIGAVISIISAACPSTGALWLMHIGAAYGLVTLGSPTASAFFAAELTAGKRFANALSEPTSGNMFLMPQQAAEPVEGGYSLAGAKRFVSGCEIADYYLTNTLVDGAPAFFGVARDETVSFVPIWDTMGMRATRSQLMSFNGTLLREEFRCARPAPEQANLISAGLPFVSIGIAQSALDAFSAQARGRVIPSTGEPLSKMQWLKFDTAAQYTQLRAARLLAEQTMWLADIAHPDATMVAVEAKYLANEVAKTVAALGVKVGGGSGYLRTSPIQRHFRDAQAGALMAYSVEVCQDVIGGWVLDPEPAP, via the coding sequence ATGATCTCGCGCCTCTCACCGACCGCCCCGCCCGCCGACGAGCAGGCCTGGATCGACACCGTCACCGAGCTCGCCGTCGGCTTCGCCGAGCGGGCGTCCCACTACGACGAAGTCGGCGAGATCCCCGTCGAGAATCTCGAGGCGCTCGCGACGAGCGGGCTGGATGTCGCGTGCCTGCCGGTCGCGGCCGGGGGACAGGGCCTCTCCTTCCGCACCATCGGCGCGGTCATCTCGATCATCTCCGCGGCCTGCCCCTCGACCGGGGCTCTCTGGCTCATGCACATCGGCGCCGCCTACGGTCTCGTCACCCTCGGCTCGCCGACGGCATCGGCGTTCTTCGCCGCGGAGCTCACGGCGGGCAAGCGCTTCGCGAACGCCCTCTCCGAGCCGACGAGCGGCAACATGTTCCTCATGCCGCAGCAGGCGGCCGAGCCCGTGGAGGGCGGCTACTCGCTCGCGGGCGCGAAGCGGTTCGTCTCCGGCTGCGAGATCGCCGACTACTACCTCACCAACACGCTCGTCGACGGCGCGCCCGCGTTCTTCGGCGTCGCCCGCGACGAGACGGTCAGCTTCGTGCCGATCTGGGACACCATGGGCATGCGCGCCACCCGCAGCCAGCTGATGAGCTTCAACGGCACGCTGCTGCGCGAGGAGTTCCGCTGCGCCCGCCCCGCGCCCGAGCAGGCGAACCTCATCTCGGCGGGGTTGCCCTTCGTGTCGATCGGCATCGCCCAGTCGGCGCTCGACGCGTTCTCGGCGCAGGCGCGCGGACGCGTCATCCCGAGCACGGGGGAGCCCCTCTCGAAAATGCAGTGGCTGAAGTTCGACACCGCCGCGCAGTACACGCAGCTGCGGGCGGCACGCCTGCTCGCCGAGCAGACGATGTGGCTCGCCGACATCGCGCACCCCGACGCGACGATGGTCGCGGTCGAGGCGAAGTACCTGGCGAACGAGGTCGCGAAGACCGTCGCCGCGCTCGGCGTGAAGGTGGGCGGCGGTTCGGGCTACCTGCGCACGTCCCCGATCCAGCGGCACTTCCGCGACGCGCAGGCCGGCGCGCTGATGGCCTACTCGGTCGAGGTCTGCCAGGACGTCATCGGCGGCTGGGTGCTCGACCCCGAGCCCGCCCCCTGA
- a CDS encoding FadR/GntR family transcriptional regulator, which translates to MPAYPGNTADQMSAAIGSVPSGTAVSAVAKRLLDYFTSGEIEPGTRLPAERQLATSLGIGRSAVREALAALEILGIVDVRPGSGTYLRGNASELLPETLSWGLMLGAPRTADLIELRAQLEVFAATLAAVNLTDRELRELGRQVEIMSETVNDRSRFIEADLKFHLQIARGSRNQVLLDLLQSIRSLLRVWVERGLQAEDDAVNALDEHRAVFEALTTRDPAAVAAAMGTHMTTASNRLGRTIDGAPELTPEP; encoded by the coding sequence ATGCCTGCCTATCCCGGTAACACCGCCGACCAAATGAGTGCCGCGATCGGAAGCGTTCCGAGCGGCACCGCCGTGAGCGCGGTCGCCAAGCGACTGCTCGACTACTTCACGAGCGGGGAGATCGAGCCCGGAACCCGCCTGCCCGCGGAACGGCAGCTCGCGACATCCCTCGGTATCGGCCGTTCCGCCGTACGGGAGGCCCTCGCGGCCCTCGAGATCCTGGGCATCGTGGACGTGCGTCCCGGCTCCGGCACCTACCTGCGCGGCAACGCCTCGGAGCTGCTGCCCGAGACGCTCAGCTGGGGGCTCATGCTCGGCGCGCCGCGCACGGCCGACCTCATCGAGCTGCGCGCACAGCTCGAGGTGTTCGCCGCGACCCTCGCCGCCGTCAACCTCACCGACCGCGAGCTACGCGAGCTGGGGCGCCAGGTCGAGATCATGAGCGAGACGGTGAACGACCGCAGCCGGTTCATCGAGGCCGACCTCAAGTTCCACCTGCAGATCGCCCGCGGCTCGCGCAACCAGGTGCTGCTCGACCTGCTGCAGAGCATCCGGTCGCTGCTGCGCGTCTGGGTCGAGCGCGGCCTGCAGGCCGAGGACGACGCCGTCAACGCACTCGACGAGCACCGCGCCGTGTTCGAGGCGCTGACGACGCGCGACCCCGCCGCGGTCGCCGCGGCGATGGGCACGCACATGACGACGGCGAGCAACCGCCTCGGCCGCACCATCGACGGCGCGCCCGAGCTCACGCCGGAGCCGTAG
- a CDS encoding MFS transporter, whose amino-acid sequence METKVSAVEKSTIRKVSIRLVPFVALMFFINYLDRSAIGFAGPNGMNDDLALTVTQVGFASGVFFIGYILLEVPSNLALARFGARRWLARIMVTWGIVAVLFTWVGSFEHLAILRFILGVAEAGFFPGAILFLSLWVPSRHRGKILALFYLAQPLSTVIGAPLAGLLIGAHGFLGLEGWRVMFLGVGLPAIIVGLIAWFYLKDKPTDAKWLTREEQQWLTAELAAEKTKTEALHVVKGKQHGGLRTAFSSGRVWVLAFIYFGFIYGLYTLAFFLPTIIAGFQEIYNVEYNVFERGLITAIPYIPAAFALWFWTKDVSKRGLKTWHIAGPAVVAALTIPLALFAGSPALTVAIIALTAIAIFAVLPNFWTLPTQFLTGAAAAAGVALINTVGNLAGFGAPYITGAVADATKDANGEPQYFVPMAIVGFFMLLSAVLMVLLARAGKKNAPADGDVAVTIAH is encoded by the coding sequence GTGGAAACCAAGGTTTCCGCCGTCGAGAAATCGACCATCAGGAAGGTGTCGATCCGGCTCGTCCCGTTCGTCGCCCTCATGTTCTTCATCAACTACCTCGACCGGTCGGCCATCGGCTTCGCCGGACCGAACGGTATGAACGACGACCTCGCACTGACCGTGACCCAGGTCGGATTCGCCTCCGGCGTGTTCTTCATCGGCTACATCCTCCTCGAGGTCCCCTCCAACCTGGCGCTCGCCCGCTTCGGCGCCCGCCGCTGGCTCGCCCGCATCATGGTCACCTGGGGCATCGTCGCGGTCCTCTTCACCTGGGTCGGCAGCTTCGAGCACCTCGCGATCCTGCGCTTCATCCTCGGTGTCGCCGAAGCCGGCTTCTTCCCCGGCGCCATCCTGTTCCTCAGCCTCTGGGTCCCTTCGCGTCACCGCGGCAAGATCCTCGCGCTCTTCTACCTGGCTCAGCCGCTCAGCACCGTCATCGGCGCACCGCTCGCCGGCCTCCTCATCGGCGCCCACGGCTTCCTCGGCCTCGAGGGCTGGCGCGTGATGTTCCTCGGTGTCGGCCTGCCCGCGATCATCGTCGGCCTCATCGCCTGGTTCTACCTCAAGGACAAGCCCACCGACGCCAAGTGGCTCACGCGTGAAGAGCAGCAATGGCTCACCGCAGAGCTCGCGGCGGAAAAGACCAAGACCGAGGCCCTCCACGTGGTCAAGGGCAAGCAGCACGGCGGACTCCGCACCGCGTTCTCGAGCGGCCGCGTCTGGGTTCTCGCGTTCATCTACTTCGGCTTCATCTACGGCCTGTACACCCTCGCGTTCTTCCTGCCGACGATCATCGCCGGGTTCCAGGAGATCTACAACGTGGAGTACAACGTCTTCGAGCGCGGCCTGATCACCGCCATCCCGTACATCCCCGCCGCCTTCGCCCTCTGGTTCTGGACCAAGGACGTCTCCAAGCGCGGACTCAAGACCTGGCACATCGCCGGTCCCGCGGTCGTCGCTGCGCTCACCATCCCGCTCGCGCTGTTCGCCGGTTCGCCCGCGCTCACCGTCGCGATCATCGCGCTGACGGCCATAGCGATCTTCGCCGTGCTGCCGAACTTCTGGACCCTGCCCACGCAGTTCCTCACCGGTGCCGCAGCCGCGGCCGGCGTCGCGCTGATCAACACGGTCGGAAACCTCGCCGGCTTCGGTGCCCCGTACATCACGGGTGCCGTCGCGGACGCCACGAAGGACGCCAACGGCGAACCGCAGTACTTCGTCCCGATGGCGATCGTGGGCTTCTTTATGCTGCTCTCCGCCGTTTTGATGGTGTTGCTGGCCCGTGCCGGGAAGAAGAACGCCCCGGCAGACGGCGACGTCGCCGTCACCATCGCACATTAG